From the genome of Candidatus Tectomicrobia bacterium:
CCGGAGCCAGGCGGAAAGCACCTTCCGCCCCCCGGCGACGATCACGTCGGCCGCGGCGCCGCGCTCCATCGGGGCCAGCTCCTCCCAGCGCCGGCCCGCCTCTTCGGCCAGCCGCCCGGCGGGGAGATAATCTCCCGGGGCGGCATGCGGCCGGCAAGAGGTGTCCACCAGGCGCGGAACGGCCCCGGCGCGCCGGAGCGCCTCGCAGGCGCACCGCGCTTCCTCCCCCTTGCTGTCCAAGGTGGCCAGGACGGTCACGATGGGATCGGGCATGCGGGCGGTTCTCCGCCTGTGGACTAGCGGGAGAGGACCCCCTCCCTCCGGGTCCGGATGGCCTTGAAGGCCTGGGTGGCCTTGGGGACGGCCTCCTCGATCGGGAAGCGCTCGGCGGAGGAGCCCCCGACGTAGCCGTCGAGCCTTCCTTCCAGCGCGAGCAACGCCTCGAAGTCGGCCGGGCGCTCCAGCGTCCCGCCGTGGCAGGTGACGATGCGGTCCGCGTGCCGGGGAGCCAGGGCGTCGAGGAGGGACGCCGCCCGTTGGGCGGCAGGCTCCAGCCCCATGACGGTCTTCGATCCGATGGAGCCGCCGGAGCTATTCCCGAAGTGGACGATGATGTTGTCCACCCCGGCCTCGGCCATGGCGAGGGCTTCCTCGGGGGTGGTGCAGAAGGCCTTTGTGAAGAGCCCTCGGCGGTGGGCGTAGGCCAGGACCTCCACCTCCCTCGCGTAGCCCATCCCGGTTTCCTCGAGATCGCTGCGGAACTTGCCGTCGATGAGGGCGACCGTTGGACAGTTCATCACACCGTGGAAGCCCGCCCCGGCCAGCCGGTCCACGAAGCGCTCCATGTTCCGGGTCGGGTCGGCCCCCAGCACTCCGGCCACGACCGGGCACTCTTTCACCACGTTCAGGATGGAGCGCTCGCCCAGCTCGAGAGTGATGGCGTTGGCGTCCCCGATGGGGAGATAGCCCGCCATGGAGCTCAGACCCTGCATCCGGAAATAGGCGAGGTTGAAGGTGCTCACGAGATCGGCGCCGCCCCGGGCGGCGAACTTGGCCGTGATGCCGCTGCCGCAGAGGGCGTCGTAGACGGCCCGCCCCGACCGCCGCTCCGCATGAAGCCGCGCGACCACCTCTTCCCGCGTGAAATTCCCCGCCATGGCTCCCCCCTCCCGGATGGCTTCGCCCGACCTTCACCAACGGCCCGGGCCGACGGAGCCGCAACTGATACATCAGGTGAATATCAAGCATATAAATAGCTGAAATCATTTGGATTATTAGTAAAAACCTAAAGTTAATTCTAGCATGACCTTCCCACCGATACCCCCTTTGCGGGATGGAATAGTTGCAGGCAAGAGGGCCGTTATGGGAAAATTATCGTCTGCCTCTGCAACGAGGCTCGTTTCATTTCGCCGTATGTCATTCCTCTTGTGGCCCCGTTTCCGCCCGAGCCGCTCCGCCCTTCGCAGGGCGGGGCGGCACGGGGCCACTCTCGTCTCCCCGGGCCGGCCCCTGGCTGCCGCCTAGGCGTCCTCGTCCGCCGGCGCTTCGGGCATCGGGGCCTCGGCGGCCGGAGCCTCGCCCTTCTCGGAGGCTTTTCTCCGGCTGCGCCGCCGGGCCGGAGACCGCTTGGCCGGTGCCGCAGGGGGAGGAGGGGCCTCCTCCCGGCCGGCCGCTCCGTGGCCGTTGGAGCGCGCGCCTCCCAGGCCCGTGACGACGTAGCTCCCGCTCCGCTCGTCCTTGCGCAGGGATACCAGGCCGTGGCGCTGGGCGTCCTCGAGCAGGTCGCTGAATGTCCGGTAGCCGTGGCTCCGCTCGGTGAAGGAGGGCCGCTTGCGCTTCATCGTCTCCTTGACCATGGAAGACCAGAGAATACCCACGTTCTCGCGCTGGAGGGCGTCCACCGAATCGAGCAGCAGCCCGAACGCCTCGCGCTTCTGCTTGGGCAAATCGGGGGAGATGCGGGGATGGGTCGCCTCCGGCGTCTCCAGGTGCTCATAGAAGATGAATTCGTCGCAATTCGAAACCAGGAGCTCCGAGGTCGAGTTCTTCATCCCGAGCCCGATGACGTGCTTGCCGTTCTCCTTGAGCTTCGAGACGAGGGGGGAGAAGTCGCTGTCGCCCGAGGCGATGACGAAGGTCCCGATGTGCTCCTTCGAGAAGCACAGGTCCATCGCGTCCACGACGAGCCGGATGTCGGCCGAGTTCTTGCCGGTCATGGACCGCCGGGGGATCTCCACCAGCTCGATTCCAGCCTCGTGGAGAGGCGCCTTGAACTTCGCGTAGCGGGACCAGTCGCAGTAGGCCCGCTTCATCACCACCTTGCCCTTTTCCACGAGCCGGGCCAGCACCCGATCGATGTCGAACTCCTCCTGCGCCGTCCGAAAGCCATGCGCGAGGTTCTCGAAATCGATGTAAAGGGCGATTTCCTCGCTCCGTTCCGCCATTTTCATCCTTTCAGGCGCCCCCCGGGGCGGCCGGCCAGCGCGGCCGGGTTTCTTTATCCCTACCATACCGGAGGTAATCGGCGAAAGGGGACCTAGCTGTGATCGGCCAGCCTCCCCTCCACCACCAGCAGGCCGGCGAGGAGGAGGAAGAGGAGCGGGCCCAGGTCGGTCCGCCCCTCGACCATGCGGGCCGGATTGCCCTCACCGGCGCGGATGGAGCTGAAGGCGATCCGGACTCCCGGGAGGCGCTCCCGAAGGGCGGACTCGCTGAGGGGATCCAGCTCCCCCTCGGAGGCGGGCGGATTCACGGCGATGATCTGAGGGGCCTCCCCGGCGAACAGGACCTGGTAGAAGCCCGCCTGCTCGGTGCGCGTGAAGCTGCCCTGCCGGGCCGGCGGGGGGGAGGGCCGCTCCGGAGCGGCCGGGGGGCCGGGCCGCGCCGGCGCCCGGGGGGTCTCCAGCCGGAGGGCGATCTCCTCACCACGGGGGTTCCGGATCCGCACCGACTCCTCCTGCGCACCCGATGGCCGCACTTCCAGGGGCAGCCCCGCGTCCTGGAACGAGGAGCCCCTCCCCTTCGCGCGCCCCCCGAGGAAATCCACCAGCCCCCGGGCGAAGGGCACGAAGACCGGATGCACGGGGAGGTCGCCCCAGTCCCGGTCGCAGGTCGCGGCCCAGATGGCCGCCCGCCCGCTGCCCACGGGCCCGGCCACCAGGAGAGGGGTGCCGTCGGTCAGGGTGAGCAGGGGCACCGCCTGGCCCGAAGGCGACAAGGGGAGGATCTTGCCGATCCGCACCCGGGAGAAGAACCTCCCCGGATTCTGCCCCAGGGCCGCGAAAACGGGATGCTCCTGCAGGTTCACCGGGACCGCCGGATGCCCCGGCGGGCTCAGCGGGCGCGGCTGCCCCGCCACGGCCGGCAGCCATCCGCCACCCGGCAGGGAGCGCGCCGCGAGGTCCCCCCCCGCCATCAGAAAACCTCCACCGCTCTCGATGAAGCGCTGGAGCGAGGAGGCCGCCTCGGGAGGCCAGTTCCCCACGTTGCAGGAGGCGACGAAGTCGTAATCCTCCCACTTCACCTTCTCGATCTCATAATGGGCCACCACGTCCACCAGCATGGGGGAATCCCCGCCCGGCGGCGCCGCGCGCAGGGCGGAGGCCAGGTAGAACGTGTCGCTGTCGAGGAGCCCGCGCTGGGGGTCGCCGTCCACGAGCAGGACACGGAGCTGCTGCCCCATGGTCGCGGCGAAGTGATGCCGGTTGGTGGTTTCCAGGGCGTCCGGACCCAGCTCGACCCGGCCGAGCAGGACACCTTTCTCCGGCGCGCGCACGCGGAAGCTCGTGCCGCCGTCGCCCCCGGGCTGCAGGCTCAGCTCCGAGGAGGCGATTCGATCGTCCCCCAGGTAGAGTGAAACCGGCACCCTCTCCTTGGCCGCGCCGCCCCGGTTCACCACCCGGACCGATACGCTGAAGGGCGCGCCCGCGCGCGGAGGCCAGGGGCGCAGGGTGACACCCCCAATAAGAACGTCCTCGGTCCCCGCCTCGGGCGCCACCCGGACCATCTGGAGCTGGGTATGAGGCGTCAGCCGGCGCAGCCCCTGGACCCGCACCTTGTCCCAGTCGCCCCGGGCGAAGTCGCTGAAGA
Proteins encoded in this window:
- a CDS encoding BatA domain-containing protein, with amino-acid sequence MGFQFFHSLLLWGLGLVLLPILIHLLRRRLVRRHKLPTFEFLLRTQRRMTTRSRLRNWILLALRVSAVAVVVLLSARPLLQMAGGESGSAWSPLHLVIVLDNSGSMAYRTASGTRLEVARKAAEGLIRDLSSSDRVTILATVGEQGEGPPPPLLRDQALARLASIGQTDAAGDTALAIRRALESLSIPADRRTVMVFSDFARGDWDKVRVQGLRRLTPHTQLQMVRVAPEAGTEDVLIGGVTLRPWPPRAGAPFSVSVRVVNRGGAAKERVPVSLYLGDDRIASSELSLQPGGDGGTSFRVRAPEKGVLLGRVELGPDALETTNRHHFAATMGQQLRVLLVDGDPQRGLLDSDTFYLASALRAAPPGGDSPMLVDVVAHYEIEKVKWEDYDFVASCNVGNWPPEAASSLQRFIESGGGFLMAGGDLAARSLPGGGWLPAVAGQPRPLSPPGHPAVPVNLQEHPVFAALGQNPGRFFSRVRIGKILPLSPSGQAVPLLTLTDGTPLLVAGPVGSGRAAIWAATCDRDWGDLPVHPVFVPFARGLVDFLGGRAKGRGSSFQDAGLPLEVRPSGAQEESVRIRNPRGEEIALRLETPRAPARPGPPAAPERPSPPPARQGSFTRTEQAGFYQVLFAGEAPQIIAVNPPASEGELDPLSESALRERLPGVRIAFSSIRAGEGNPARMVEGRTDLGPLLFLLLAGLLVVEGRLADHS
- a CDS encoding NYN domain-containing protein, encoding MKMAERSEEIALYIDFENLAHGFRTAQEEFDIDRVLARLVEKGKVVMKRAYCDWSRYAKFKAPLHEAGIELVEIPRRSMTGKNSADIRLVVDAMDLCFSKEHIGTFVIASGDSDFSPLVSKLKENGKHVIGLGMKNSTSELLVSNCDEFIFYEHLETPEATHPRISPDLPKQKREAFGLLLDSVDALQRENVGILWSSMVKETMKRKRPSFTERSHGYRTFSDLLEDAQRHGLVSLRKDERSGSYVVTGLGGARSNGHGAAGREEAPPPPAAPAKRSPARRRSRRKASEKGEAPAAEAPMPEAPADEDA
- a CDS encoding phosphoenolpyruvate hydrolase family protein, producing the protein MAGNFTREEVVARLHAERRSGRAVYDALCGSGITAKFAARGGADLVSTFNLAYFRMQGLSSMAGYLPIGDANAITLELGERSILNVVKECPVVAGVLGADPTRNMERFVDRLAGAGFHGVMNCPTVALIDGKFRSDLEETGMGYAREVEVLAYAHRRGLFTKAFCTTPEEALAMAEAGVDNIIVHFGNSSGGSIGSKTVMGLEPAAQRAASLLDALAPRHADRIVTCHGGTLERPADFEALLALEGRLDGYVGGSSAERFPIEEAVPKATQAFKAIRTRREGVLSR